The sequence AGACAAGTAATTATATTAAACTATAAGCCCTGGGCACTCTGCAGCTAGCAGAAGCTTTGTCACTGATGTTGTTTTTTATTGGTATTACATGGTGAGCCAAGGCTTGAGCCTCTATTTAAGCCTAAACTGACCTTGCATACAAATTTTAATGAGCTCTCATGCCTCAGAGGGCAGAGAACCCACATGATCTCTTAAAGAGGACCCTGAGCAGTACTTTGTGAGTGGGGTGGGCACAAGTTGTGCCAGTCATAATGTATCCCATAATATCAGGTAGCTAACAGAGAATGAAGGGGGGAGCTCAAGTTCCTTCCTAGAAGGCTTTAGAATTGTCTGCAGGGTGCTGTGATCCCAGCAAGCAGCTGAGATCCAGATAATTGGGGGGATTACTTTATAGTAACTCAGCTTCCATTGAACTTCCAGAAACATTGTGGTCTGGATCAGGATTGTGGTGTTAAATTTTCCCTGAAGGTAGCTTTGGGCTAGCTAGGAAcgttgaaaaaaaaacatcttgaaaAGGAAAGTCCTCTTTGACCAACAGTGAGGGGCAACCTAAGCAGtctgagcaccagctcagccaCTTCAGTTGGGATCAGAACCTGACAAACCCCTCTTCTGTCCAAGATTAACTGCTTCACAGACCAGCAGAGCAAAATGTAAACTGCAAGACATCCCTCTTTATCCCACAAGCATCTCTGGTTCTGTTATTACCCTCTCCAGTCCCCTTCCTGTGCTGAGCAAGCCAGGTGACTCCAAAACCAGCCACCCAGCAGATGCTTCTGCACTACCAACTGTTCTTAACCCCCCCACTTCatccccagctttttttttttttttttttttttcccctcctcttcctccccccatGTCCTACCAATCTCTTCTGCCTGGCACATGCTGCAGTCCCACTGGAGTGATATTGTGATGGAAATGAGGGAGGGGATGCAGGCAGAACTGCACAGATTTACAGCACTCCAAGGGTTTCCATTAAAATCCCTGACAACTCGTTATTTATGAGTAGACCAACAGCTCCTCTAATATCCAGGGCCTAGACCCCATTCACTTCAATAATGCTGGTTTGGAATAAATGAGCCAGAGGATGGAAACCAGTTCTGTTAGTATAATGGAGGAGGCTAATAGCTGTTTAGAGAAAACAACTGATGTAATTCTGGGACCCAATCCTCTCACCAACACAACAATAAAGGTTTGAGTCTTCCCCGTTCCACGTTGTGATTTAATCCCCTACAAAGAGGGTGATAAATGGCAGTGTTTGGTTTCCTGCCCTTGCAGACCCCCTGAGCACTCTGCTTGTGCTAGAGATAAAGGGGCTCATTTACTCCTGTGCAGGCAGGAATAGGTCACTGGATCTCCACagcagaaccaaaaaaaaaaaaaaaccacccctctgcagcagcataACATATTAATACTTTGGGATTTTTCTGAGCTGTCCCACCTCAACCAAAGTCTCATTTTAGAACATTTTCTGCTattccctttctgcttcccttcccaTTGTTGACCTGCCAAACATGGGAGCACCTCCAGTTCCTGAGTGCAGGACTGATCTGTCAAGTAAGGACAGGGGTGATCAAAACACTTAAACTCTGGGTGTGCATTATGCTGCTGTAGAGAATTACccatttcttctgtgtcttAAAATCAAACTGACAAGTTGATTATTGAATGCAGCCACTCAGTTGCTGGCTTGCACAGTTTCCCCCCTTTGTTCACCTGCATCTTGTCTATTTACATTCCTTTTGTCAGgaatctttttatttcctttcagcCTCCCCGGGTCTCCACAGGAGCCTCATTAAGgtgaagagaagcagcagctcatcccagcagcagggagaagcagcactgcCAGATGGACCATGATCCaatcctccccctcctcctgaaCCACAGCACTAGGATTTTGGAGAGGAAAGATGATCCTGGATGTTCAAATTGTTttgcaggaagaggaaagaagacatGGGCAGATGAACAGGAACCAGGAGGAGAATGGGTGGAGGAAAGAGGCTGCTCAAGTGAGGGAAGGAGCTGTGGCTGTACAATTAGTGGCTGTTGTTATCATCCTGTCTTTGCATCTGAGAGGAGCTGTGATCACTCCTGGAAAGCAAACTGGGCCAGTTCCTAAGCTGGACCCATCTGGTAAGCCCTGTAAAGGTTCAAAAAGATCTATATTCACTGTGATTTGATCTATATTCACTGTGATTTGGCCCACAGAATACAACTTTTTCCTTGTAGATACATTTCTAATGAATGGTCATCCAGCTGCCACTTGAGTTCTGGTATAAATGGTGCCAAATCCCTACTGTCCCTTTTGAAAATTGATTTCAAGGTCCTTAGCTGATACATATCAATGTGCTACTGGACCTCATCCAAAGCATAACTACACCTAATTATCAGCCATTGGAGCTACTCCTGTATTAAACCATAAAACTGAGATAGGATTGAAACCTCTTATGATTCCAAAGGCTAAATACAGCTGTAACATAAATAATGCTCTAAATTACAAGCCAAATGAAAACTTGGTCAGGAAATATATGATGTAATTTGTGCTTAGAGGTAAATTGGTCCCTGGCTGCCCAGGGTAGGGGGGGTATGACCTGCATCAGGCCAAAGTGTAAGGCTGGGAGCCTGAATCTGTCACCATCACAGGAAACAAACGAGATCCCTTCAAACACCTCCAAAACCCAACGTCCTGGTGAGATTTATTGCAGTCTGACCCCCTCTGCTGGTCACCCACTCGCTGCCTGCGTCCCAGCACCTCAAAACAGGCTCTGAGATTGGTAGAAGCAGTAGCAGGGGAGTGGAAAATGGTGGGTAAAAGGGATGGAGAGGCAATTCAGGGATGCTGACACTTGGCACTGGTCTCTCAAGGACACAGCTAATGCTGTGACCCAACTCCAGCCCTGGGTGACCTGGTTGGGGTTTATGTTACAAGCTGCTAAACTAGTGCTGGCAACAGTGCAGAGGGAGGGGGGCTGGTAACTGGCACTTGAGTGAACAACCAGAGGTTTCATAAAAGTCACTTCTGTCTCTCCCCACATTTGATCTGTTTCTGTCAAGATGTTAAGCagtaggaagaagaaaaatgtaatttaggATGAGAATGAACAGGAAAAGTTTGGGGGGGagcattttcttgaaaaacGATAGGGCTTAAAGATGAGGCTCATTTGGATGGAATGCTCAGTTGTCAAAACTGGGATGAAGCTATGCAAGGAGTGTTGAGGTACACCCCAGTGCCACTCCCTGTGACAATAACCAGTAATGCCAAAGCATGGACAGtcctggctttttttaaaacattttattgtcCAGAGTGAGgagattttcagctttttctccttgctttggagagaaaaatatcAGTACACTGGGTAACCCAGCAGAAATTCAGCTTGAGGTTTTGAGATCAGCACTGCTGGAACAGATATAAACAAATGGATCCCATCCAGCTAATTTAGTTCCACACCATCCTTTGGCCTTCCTGGTACAGCCCCATGCTGTGAGATGCCAGAAAGTATCAGCCAGCTCAATATGTGCTTCCTGTTAAACAGGGACAGTCTCCCTCCCCTTAGAGACACCCTGTTTTATGCTAGAAGTTATTCAGAGAGGTGCTTAAGTACTTTGTTAGACAGGAGCTTCAGCCAGTAACTGAAAGCCTGCAAATGGCTCCCCTAAGACCCCATCAATTCCTCCAATTTATTTAAGAATGAAGAGAAGTAGACatctttttttaagattttgttttcatatagtttttattttccttggtgGTGATCTTCTGTTAACAGGTTCTTTAAGTAATGCTTGCCAGTATAGTACAACTCAAGTCAGAAATATTCTGTTTAAATCTAGATTGATAAATAGTGTTTGGGTGTGGAATCAAAGCAGTAAAACATACTGTTAATGTTCTTAGAACTCTGTAAACTTCTTAGGATTTGATATATCTTCAGATATTAAGATATTTGATATATCATCAGTTATTCAGCAGGAAACAGAGCCTAATACAGCTGGATAATAAAACTTTGCCCACTTGtgtttgcacagaaaaaaaaagaactgttaaTCATAAATTGAAAATCCcagagcagaataaaaaagTAGTAACTGGATAATCTGTGCACAAAGCATTGCAATAGCCCAAGGCACTTAGTTCTGAATCACAATGTTTCAGCTTGAGAACAAGCTCTTCTTGTTAAATCAAGAAGGTTTAGAAacataaaaaggaataattcaGACTCATCATTTGCTTTGAGGATGCCCAATATCTGACTGAGAGACCAGGTATCCTCTGTGCTGCCCAGAcaaagcagccacagctttcctgtgggcTCCACACCATAATGATCTGCCCTGGTTCAGAAATCCCAGGTTTTCCTCATTTTGAGGTGGATGCAGCAAGCAGTGCTCATGCCTCAccctgggctgagctgtgctgcctgtgcaAGGACAGCCCGAGCCCTGCACCTCTGCAGAGAGATATCTGGTTCTTCAGAAATACCTTTATCTCACTTGCTTTACAACTGATGGTGAAAGAAGAGATGTATTTTATTCAGACTTTAAATAATTGGTTCTGCATCTCAGAAGCTGAGCAGCACTGAAGGTGTGATCCTACAAGATTATACCCTGTTTCTGGTCTTTGGTTAGCAATCATGTGCTGCCTTAAACAATAAAACCATTCTAAAATAATAGATCAGCCAAGTAGAGAAAACTCCTGTACTGCATCCCATCTCTTGGGTCCCCATCTGAGTGAATAATTACATGGCCAATTCTGTTAAAGAAGTGGTACCACAATCAACTAAATTACAAATCATAGAATTTGCAGCTCATTTCACAAGTGTGTACACGTGATCCAAGGCAGAGGACTTGAGTTTGAGGACAGTTTCAGGATGAGGAAATCTGGGATTATTTCTGTGCTGGTCGTGTGCTGTGTGGAACAGAAAGCTCAGAATTACAGTCCTGGTGTCACAGTTAGCCTTAACCTACACAGTGATTTTGGTCTATTCTATACTGCAGCCTCTGCTACCTATTCTACTGAGCAGATACACATTCAGAATTATTCCAGGCCGTGACAAAAGACATGGTCATAAAACACCTGCTTTTTGGACTTGTCAAAGCTCTCACTGCAGACTGGGCACTCCAGAAGATGGCTCTGCACATGGGCCTCGTACTGACTTGTTGCAATTTCTTCAGGAAATACTTCATCACACATGGGGCACTTCCTTAGAGAAGCCTGAGGTagaaaggaaatgcaaataaagcCAGTTTAAAAATGGTgttcaaagattaaaaaaaaaaaaggaaattttagtAGCTAGATAGCAGCACTTTTCCACAAGTCTTTCTGACTTCCAGCACTCTGAAGCTTTCAGATGTCTCCAGGCTTCTCTAAATAGCACTTGAAAGAGCTTCTGAGAGGTACTTTAAATTTCCACCCTACATAGCACATGTCTGTGTCTCAAGTATGAAATAAGGTATTTAGCAGCTGCTTGCTGCTCATTCTGACATTAGATGCTGCCAAGAGATGGTCTTTCTTAAGGTCAACagtttccttcctcttcctgagCACACATAACTCTTATTAATTCTATGCATTAAGCACATGTGGCTATGTTTTATTGCCCACTGTCTTATTAGGACTAAACCAGCAGACAGACAACTGGTTACAAGGTTTTTGTTTCAGACCACTACTATGTCTCTAGGTCACTAATTAACATCCAGTCCTGTCCACTTTACTTACTAtatctgcagctcctgcagctcctgcccccaggtttgcttctgctgctggaaaaaaaagaaaaagtcaattCAGGTATAACAAAATGCTTAAGAATTTAATGTGCTGACAAAGTAGTGATTCTTGAAACATGAGGATGTGGCTCTGGATCTAAACCTCTATACTTAGGACTATGGAAACTGGACATAAGCCACAGAACTGTCTCTCAGCTGAATAAACTAGCTAATCGTTGTCTCTCTTGGCAGCAAATGAACAGACAGCTGATCATTTAAGTCAATTCTTAAACCCAGCAACATTTGGCAGCTGCCAACTCATCTGCACACATGCAAAGCTGCACAGAGGTGCTGCTGATAATGTCCTTGCTACAGCACTCAATTTGAGAGGGAGGGCAATTTGCTGAGACTCCAACTGCCACACATTTGTGGTTGCAGACAGAATGCCAAGTAATCTCACCACAGTATGGATTTCCAAACAGAAGGCCTTCTGCTCTGGGAGCTGGCACTGGAGCTTGGGCTTGTGAAGCAATAGAGAAGGGAGAAACCTCTCTGGCCTGTGAGAGATGCCTCATGAGTCCCTCATGCTTCTCCTGTAGTTTCTGCAAAGGGACAGAAGGGCAGAATGAATTTCCAGAGGCTCAGGAgaacatttcagagaaaagcCATGCTTTGCACCAACACAGATCCTCTTGTATCAGAATCAAAATTACTCTGAAGTTCTTTTAGGCAGCTCAGTGTTAGTCCTGGTTGACAATATGGGAAAGTGAGCTAAAAATGGGCAAGGATCTGTCGTGTGGCCTGCTCAGAAAGGCAGACAAGATGATCACAATAGATTAATACATTGAAAAGCCAAAAGAATGTCCTGAAGTTGTGCagaataaggaagaaaaaactgaGCAGTCATTGCTTAGACTGGCCAAAAAAGCTCTGATTTCTCAAGCAAGTAAATCCACTCATTTCAGTGTTGTCAGAATTCAGCTAACATCAGGAAGTTTTGAAAAGCCCCACGCCACTGTAGGCAAACCAGTCTGTGCTGTGGGGCAAGTTTTTGGACCCTTCCTCTTAGGCTGTACAGATGTGGCAGCAACAACTGTCAGTGTACACCCAGAGTCACTTGTAAGTGCCTGCAGACAGCCTGGCTTCAGGTGACAGTCCCCACAGGCACAATTAATTAATGACAGGGAGAGGGGTTGATGGAACTGAACACCAGACTGAGAGCCTGGGGGCATCTTCAGTGCACAAGAAAGGTGAGGGAGTCGTGCCAAGTTCTCACCTGATTTTCCTCATcagcttccttctttttcacCTCCAGAATCTGAAACAAACACTTCTGCTCCTCAAGTTCTTTCATCAAGTCACAGTTTTGTTGCTGTGAAGGGAGAGTGATGTTTGATAAGTCATGGGAAACTGGCAAATAAAATAATGACAGCTCCAAGCATGGGAGCTGTCAGATACTCACTGCCTCATGCTGCATCTGTTACCAGCAAATAGTCCTTCCCTTGCAATGGGACTCTTCCCATGTCACAGTTTGTCACCCAGGACAGCTCTATGTCACCACTCATGCTCTTTATTTTCATGACAACAGGTGAGAGGACACATGACCTCTGAAGGGGACGTACTGAGTAAAGAGGGAGGCTGAAGAAAAGGAACTCCTACAGCTGAAAAATCCACCCTGCAGGTGAGTGATCCATGTCTGCCAGGTTACCTGGTGCTGTGAGACTTGCCTTGATGGCAACCAGCCAGCACATCTTTAGGAATTTAAACTTGTAGCTTACTCTTGAATTAAATCAGTGAATTGGATAAGCCAGAGAGAGCACTTTAGGATCCTGCAGTCACTCTCAAAGTATCACTTTTAAGAATCCTGAACATTTGCCATCACAGCAGAGGTAATCCCATCATCTATTTTAGGCATCTAATTTTCAATGTCAGAGTAGAGCCTCCAAGAGCCTCCTGAGTAGCACAGAATCATCTTCAGAAGGTCACTCAGGACAAGAGGCTAAAGATGATCTGATGGCCtcaggcactgccagggatggtttcagcagcaggaggaaatgCCCCAGCACACTGCCCTCTTTCTGTCATGGATTTCTCTAGACTCTCCTTAAGACTGAGGAATATTTGTACCTGCTCACTGCTAAGGGTGGACACCTCAGTCTCTCCACCCTGGTTTCCTGAGCACTGTGATACTCAGGGGAGACTTTACCCTTTGAGCTCTGCTCACATGTAACTGGTGATTCTCTTCCTTTAAACTTTCAAGCTGCTCTGTCTTGACATGGTCCATACGAGACAGattttccacttctttctcATAGTTTGATACTTGAGActggggagaaagaagggagagcAGGAAGTGAAAAGGGAACAGCTCTGAATGAGGAGCACAGGAGGCACCTcttgctgcagaaagcaaagctccAGAACCCATGgctgcttaatatttttttttctgcaaacattttttcctttgtaggaAAAGAAACATGGGGATACTGGGAACTGAGGCATTCATCAGAACACACTATTGACTCACATGTTCTCAGAGGAGCTGAGTTTCAACATGACACTGGgagagaacaaagagaaaaccagaGCCTACAGCCAGATGCTCAGCCCATCCTGCTGTTTCCCACATCTCAGACCTAACCAAGCTATTTTCAGTCTACTTTCTCCCTTTCACATACCTCCTAGCTCAAAGTCTTCTTCACCCAAGTACTGAGCATAATTTTAGAATGTTTTTCTGCCTGGATCTGTAGCTAGCAGGAGGTAAACATCAGTCTGAATTTGGTCAACTTCATGAGCATGCAAAGGGGAtgtttttagggaaaaaaatcctctcaaTTTCTCTTAGCACATCCCTCTCTACCCTTCCTTCAAGCACAGAGCTTTCTTGAGGTTTCCTGGAGGACAAATCACATCAGAGCTTTACATTTTCCTAAAGAACCCACGTAATCAAAAAAGAAGCTCAGACACCACATATTTCCCCAAGATtgctcagctccctgccagaGGCAAAGTGAAGCAAAAGAGGGCAGCTGTATGTTTGCTACCTGCAGCTGGTCCATGTGATCCAGGACTGTTTTCATTCTGGTTTCCAGGTATTCCTTGTCAGAGGTCACATTCTGAATTTGCTCTTTGAGTCTGTTCAGAATAAATCAAAACACACCATACTTTCACAGATGGAAATTGAATCCATAAGGGCAGGGTGCTTACAGGAAGTCCTGGTTTGAAATGGGCTGGAAATACACTTACTGGTGCAgttctgcctctctgcagtCCCCCAGCTCCTTtagatgtttattttcctttttcagggaattcagctcctgctccagtTTCTCTGTGTTGCTCCTTAGGGACTCCAAATTattctgcagctcctgaaaaCCACAGTGAGGTTGATAAGAGGTAAAATGAGACTCAAGCAGTAGTCCTGCTCTGCACTAGAACTGCAGGATCCCTCAAACACACCACCTCCAGGCACCCCCTCTGAAGGAAGGAAATCTCTCCTTTGCATCCTGACTGCTCCTTCAGACCccattttttttgtattaagcCCTATGCAAAATTGAAAGTGGGAAAGATGATAATAATGTGATTTCAGGACAGCCCCCTGACGCCCTCTGAGCCCCTGACTCCTGGGTCTCTTGTTCATCATGATTTTTCTTATCACAGTGGAGATGTTGCACTATTTGGCAAAGGatcaaacagggaaaaaacGGGGAAAAAACTCTTAAATTTTCTCCTGGAATCACACAGTGAAACAAGATCTGATTCAGTCccttttcatctttctgaatGAAAGCTTCTGACTTAATAtatggagggttttttttttcacctgtgtGTTCTTGACCTCCTCCTGCAGATCAATGTTCTGTTTCTGGAGACTTGCACAACTTGCTTTCAGCTCCTCATTTTCTTTAcgtaaatttttgttttgtatttcaaTTTCTTCCACTTCTCCCTGGAGAACAGAGGACCAAATTCTTTGTTCATATCAGGAGGACTCAAAAGATGCATTCTGAATAACACAGGGCAAGGACAGATGAGCTCTGCAAAAGGGAACACTCTGAACCTCCCTGAGCTTTCACTCCCAGCACAGACCAAGCTGCTGCTTCAATGCCTCCTGTGTCACCAAAAATGAGCAGAGGTTTGAGGCTTTTTGCAGTTTGTTAAATCAGGACACGTGTACAGCCATGAACAAAAGGGCTGCACACAAGGCACTGCAAAACAAACGTGCTTGGCTTCACAGCTCCTCT is a genomic window of Heliangelus exortis chromosome 29, bHelExo1.hap1, whole genome shotgun sequence containing:
- the CALCOCO2 gene encoding calcium-binding and coiled-coil domain-containing protein 2 isoform X6; translated protein: MDENSNEPPTSAVLLDSCHFSQVVFNNVEKFYVPGGDITCYYTLTQNILPRGKDWVGIFRVGWKTTREYYTFMWAPLPSDIPSDTTVQQQIQFKAYYLPKDDEYYQFCYVDQDGLVRGASVPFQFRAETEDDILVVTTQGEVEEIEIQNKNLRKENEELKASCASLQKQNIDLQEEVKNTQELQNNLESLRSNTEKLEQELNSLKKENKHLKELGDCREAELHQLKEQIQNVTSDKEYLETRMKTVLDHMDQLQQQNCDLMKELEEQKCLFQILEVKKKEADEENQKLQEKHEGLMRHLSQAREVSPFSIASQAQAPVPAPRAEGLLFGNPYCAEANLGAGAAGAADIASLRKCPMCDEVFPEEIATSQYEAHVQSHLLECPVCSESFDKSKKQVFYDHVFCHGLE
- the CALCOCO2 gene encoding calcium-binding and coiled-coil domain-containing protein 2 isoform X4, yielding MGAELSQTSTMDENSNEPPTSAVLLDSCHFSQVVFNNVEKFYVPGGDITCYYTLTQNILPRGKDWVGIFRVGWKTTREYYTFMWAPLPSDIPSDTTVQQQIQFKAYYLPKDDEYYQFCYVDQDGLVRGASVPFQFRAETEDDILVVTTQGEVEEIEIQNKNLRKENEELKASCASLQKQNIDLQEEVKNTQELQNNLESLRSNTEKLEQELNSLKKENKHLKELGDCREAELHQLKEQIQNVTSDKEYLETRMKTVLDHMDQLQSQVSNYEKEVENLSRMDHVKTEQLESLKEENHQLHQQNCDLMKELEEQKCLFQILEVKKKEADEENQKLQEKHEGLMRHLSQAREVSPFSIASQAQAPVPAPRAEGLLFGNPYCAEANLGAGAAGAADIASLRKCPMCDEVFPEEIATSQYEAHVQSHLLECPVCSESFDKSKKQVFYDHVFCHGLE
- the CALCOCO2 gene encoding calcium-binding and coiled-coil domain-containing protein 2 isoform X2 yields the protein MGAELSQTSTMDENSNEPPTSAVLLDSCHFSQVVFNNVEKFYVPGGDITCYYTLTQNILPRGKDWVGIFRVGWKTTREYYTFMWAPLPSDIPSDTTVQQQIQFKAYYLPKDDEYYQFCYVDQDGLVRGASVPFQFRAETEDDILVVTTQGEVEEIEIQNKNLRKENEELKASCASLQKQNIDLQEEVKNTQELQNNLESLRSNTEKLEQELNSLKKENKHLKELGDCREAELHQLKEQIQNVTSDKEYLETRMKTVLDHMDQLQSQVSNYEKEVENLSRMDHVKTEQLESLKEENHQLHVSRAQRQQNCDLMKELEEQKCLFQILEVKKKEADEENQKLQEKHEGLMRHLSQAREVSPFSIASQAQAPVPAPRAEGLLFGNPYCAEANLGAGAAGAADIASLRKCPMCDEVFPEEIATSQYEAHVQSHLLECPVCSESFDKSKKQVFYDHVFCHGLE
- the CALCOCO2 gene encoding calcium-binding and coiled-coil domain-containing protein 2 isoform X1, with amino-acid sequence MGAELSQTSTMDENSNEPPTSAVLLDSCHFSQVVFNNVEKFYVPGGDITCYYTLTQNILPRGKDWVGIFRVGWKTTREYYTFMWAPLPSDIPSDTTVQQQIQFKAYYLPKDDEYYQFCYVDQDGLVRGASVPFQFRAETEDDILVVTTQGEVEEIEIQNKNLRKENEELKASCASLQKQNIDLQEEVKNTQELQNNLESLRSNTEKLEQELNSLKKENKHLKELGDCREAELHQLKEQIQNVTSDKEYLETRMKTVLDHMDQLQSQVSNYEKEVENLSRMDHVKTEQLESLKEENHQLHVSRAQRQQNCDLMKELEEQKCLFQILEVKKKEADEENQKLQEKHEGLMRHLSQAREVSPFSIASQAQAPVPAPRAEGLLFGNPYCAAEANLGAGAAGAADIASLRKCPMCDEVFPEEIATSQYEAHVQSHLLECPVCSESFDKSKKQVFYDHVFCHGLE
- the CALCOCO2 gene encoding calcium-binding and coiled-coil domain-containing protein 2 isoform X5, encoding MGAELSQTSTMDENSNEPPTSAVLLDSCHFSQVVFNNVEKFYVPGGDITCYYTLTQNILPRGKDWVGIFRVGWKTTREYYTFMWAPLPSDIPSDTTVQQQIQFKAYYLPKDDEYYQFCYVDQDGLVRGASVPFQFRAETEDDILVVTTQGEVEEIEIQNKNLRKENEELKASCASLQKQNIDLQEEVKNTQELQNNLESLRSNTEKLEQELNSLKKENKHLKELGDCREAELHQLKEQIQNVTSDKEYLETRMKTVLDHMDQLQQQNCDLMKELEEQKCLFQILEVKKKEADEENQKLQEKHEGLMRHLSQAREVSPFSIASQAQAPVPAPRAEGLLFGNPYCAAEANLGAGAAGAADIASLRKCPMCDEVFPEEIATSQYEAHVQSHLLECPVCSESFDKSKKQVFYDHVFCHGLE
- the CALCOCO2 gene encoding calcium-binding and coiled-coil domain-containing protein 2 isoform X3; translation: MGAELSQTSTMDENSNEPPTSAVLLDSCHFSQVVFNNVEKFYVPGGDITCYYTLTQNILPRGKDWVGIFRVGWKTTREYYTFMWAPLPSDIPSDTTVQQQIQFKAYYLPKDDEYYQFCYVDQDGLVRGASVPFQFRAETEDDILVVTTQGEVEEIEIQNKNLRKENEELKASCASLQKQNIDLQEEVKNTQELQNNLESLRSNTEKLEQELNSLKKENKHLKELGDCREAELHQLKEQIQNVTSDKEYLETRMKTVLDHMDQLQSQVSNYEKEVENLSRMDHVKTEQLESLKEENHQLHQQNCDLMKELEEQKCLFQILEVKKKEADEENQKLQEKHEGLMRHLSQAREVSPFSIASQAQAPVPAPRAEGLLFGNPYCAAEANLGAGAAGAADIASLRKCPMCDEVFPEEIATSQYEAHVQSHLLECPVCSESFDKSKKQVFYDHVFCHGLE